The following proteins are encoded in a genomic region of Methanoculleus bourgensis MS2:
- a CDS encoding tautomerase family protein has translation MPLARIEIRTGKPVEYRQSLIESVREAFLDALQTPEAALWIRLCERKEENFLIPPGRSDDAVLIEVSLIAGRSVEKKESLYRAIVEHLARDPGVPPDDVCIAVYEPPAENWAERGGVSAARR, from the coding sequence ATGCCGCTTGCAAGAATCGAGATCCGTACCGGAAAGCCGGTTGAGTACCGGCAATCGCTTATCGAAAGCGTTCGTGAGGCTTTTTTGGACGCACTGCAGACCCCGGAGGCCGCCCTCTGGATCCGGCTCTGCGAGCGAAAAGAGGAGAACTTCCTGATACCGCCCGGCCGGTCTGACGACGCAGTCCTCATCGAGGTCTCCCTTATCGCGGGGCGCAGCGTCGAGAAGAAAGAATCGCTCTACCGGGCGATAGTGGAACATCTCGCCCGCGATCCCGGGGTTCCCCCGGACGATGTCTGTATCGCCGTCTACGAGCCGCCGGCAGAGAACTGGGCCGAACGCGGCGGGGTTTCCGCGGCCCGCCGGTGA
- a CDS encoding nitrogenase component 1 yields MPDDHHTPCENPLWPCAMTGAVACLAGFEDLAVVVHGSSGCYFYPASLVGVPIHGTFLVENEVIFGTESRLQEVIGELEDRYARIAVVNTCVPAVMGEDIGSLARDRRVFIVDSPGFLGDLEVGYHQALAEVAPEVDPDAAGVNIDGICHTDPFSRGNALEARRLLNLAGATVATTFCLDRYAATRRAAPLTVGTNPDLASGVGRWCGSLLGLDAVAATFDALAAAVDGIETRPVREEIAWADARIRKACSKYLRRFDPPRVAIFSGRSYADFAAGMLKQYLDADIVHIAARNDASARAADFSAIREVIRDAEPDLILGSSYEQALADDAAFVGLTPPLRGTVLLHSRAVAGVEGALWLMDEVLNACTNRNRRNRGETMPLPLRKR; encoded by the coding sequence ATGCCGGACGATCATCACACACCGTGCGAAAACCCGCTCTGGCCCTGTGCAATGACCGGGGCGGTCGCGTGCCTGGCAGGTTTTGAAGACCTCGCTGTCGTCGTCCACGGTTCGAGCGGATGCTACTTCTACCCCGCGTCCCTCGTCGGGGTCCCCATTCACGGGACGTTCCTCGTTGAGAACGAGGTCATCTTCGGCACGGAATCCCGCCTGCAGGAGGTGATCGGGGAACTCGAAGACCGGTATGCCCGGATAGCGGTGGTCAACACCTGTGTTCCCGCCGTCATGGGCGAGGATATCGGGAGCCTCGCCCGGGACAGGCGGGTCTTCATCGTCGATAGCCCTGGGTTCCTCGGGGACCTGGAGGTGGGATACCATCAGGCGCTCGCGGAAGTCGCGCCCGAGGTGGACCCGGATGCCGCCGGCGTCAACATCGACGGCATCTGCCACACCGACCCGTTCTCCCGGGGCAACGCCCTTGAGGCGCGGCGGCTGCTCAACCTGGCCGGGGCGACCGTCGCCACCACGTTCTGCCTGGACCGCTACGCCGCGACCCGCCGGGCGGCGCCCCTCACCGTCGGGACGAACCCCGACCTTGCAAGCGGCGTCGGGAGATGGTGCGGCTCCCTCCTGGGCCTCGATGCCGTGGCCGCGACCTTTGATGCGCTCGCCGCCGCGGTTGACGGCATCGAGACCCGGCCGGTCAGGGAGGAGATTGCATGGGCCGATGCCCGGATCAGGAAGGCGTGCAGCAAGTACCTCCGCAGGTTCGACCCGCCCCGGGTGGCGATCTTTTCCGGCCGCTCCTACGCCGATTTCGCAGCAGGGATGCTCAAACAATATCTCGACGCAGATATCGTCCATATCGCGGCCCGGAACGACGCCAGCGCCCGGGCGGCCGACTTCTCGGCCATCAGGGAGGTGATCCGGGATGCCGAACCGGACCTGATCCTTGGCTCCTCCTACGAGCAGGCGCTCGCCGACGATGCCGCGTTCGTCGGGCTGACACCGCCGCTCCGGGGCACGGTCCTCCTGCACTCCCGGGCGGTGGCCGGGGTCGAAGGGGCGCTCTGGTTGATGGACGAGGTGCTCAACGCCTGTACAAACCGGAACCGGCGCAACCGGGGCGAGACCATGCCCCTCCCTTTGAGAAAGCGTTAA
- a CDS encoding universal stress protein gives MFKRILFPTDFSEPSMKVLGYIPTLREAGTREVVLVHVIDSKDVTLIASGGQGFLGTVPDQETEAQKRLREEIHHHIINTRRALEKQGVEVIVRVPIGSPGKEIVNTADVEGASLIVIGSHGRSNIRDRLLGTVSEYVIKNAHQPVLVIKRDVAAQK, from the coding sequence ATGTTCAAACGCATCCTATTTCCAACAGACTTTTCAGAGCCTTCCATGAAGGTGCTGGGCTACATCCCCACACTCCGGGAGGCAGGAACCAGGGAGGTGGTCCTCGTTCACGTCATCGACTCAAAAGACGTCACACTGATCGCCTCGGGAGGACAGGGGTTCCTCGGGACTGTACCCGACCAGGAGACCGAAGCGCAGAAGAGGTTGCGGGAGGAGATTCACCACCATATCATCAATACCCGCCGGGCGCTCGAGAAGCAGGGCGTAGAGGTGATCGTCAGGGTGCCTATCGGCAGCCCCGGGAAAGAGATCGTGAACACGGCAGATGTTGAGGGGGCCTCGCTCATCGTCATCGGTTCGCACGGACGGTCGAACATCCGCGATCGCCTGCTCGGGACGGTCTCTGAGTACGTGATCAAGAACGCCCACCAGCCGGTCCTGGTCATCAAGCGGGACGTGGCGGCGCAGAAATAA
- the dinD gene encoding DNA damage-inducible protein D, translating to MKPEIVHRLHRHFEDYVHDAGGVEFWYARDLQVLLGYKEWRNFVKVVDKAKESCQTTKHEISDHFVDVNKMVPLGSGSEREIPDIMLTRYACYLIAQNGDPRKEEIAFAQSYFAVQTRKQELIEEHILLTERLKARARLRESESELSRNIYERGVDESGFGRIRSRGDMALFGGYSTQTMKERLGAPQNRPLADFLPTVTITAKNLATEITNFNVAKEDLQGERAITDEHVQNNTDVRNLLVRRGIRPESLPPEEDLKKLERRVRSQEKKIAGTAGRLTNSETGTDED from the coding sequence ATGAAGCCCGAGATCGTGCACCGGCTTCACCGGCATTTTGAGGACTATGTCCACGATGCAGGCGGGGTCGAGTTCTGGTATGCCCGGGACCTTCAGGTGTTGCTGGGTTACAAGGAGTGGCGAAATTTCGTCAAAGTTGTTGACAAGGCTAAAGAATCCTGTCAAACTACAAAACACGAGATTTCAGACCATTTTGTTGACGTCAACAAAATGGTCCCCCTCGGGTCGGGGTCGGAGCGAGAGATCCCTGACATCATGCTGACCCGGTATGCCTGTTATCTCATCGCCCAGAATGGGGATCCCAGGAAAGAAGAGATCGCGTTTGCCCAGAGTTACTTTGCCGTGCAGACCCGTAAGCAGGAACTCATCGAAGAGCACATTCTCCTTACCGAACGCCTGAAGGCCCGGGCGCGGCTGCGGGAATCGGAGTCCGAGTTATCGCGAAATATCTACGAACGCGGCGTGGATGAGTCCGGCTTTGGGCGGATCCGCAGTAGGGGCGATATGGCGCTCTTTGGAGGATATAGCACCCAGACGATGAAGGAACGGCTGGGAGCGCCGCAAAACCGCCCCCTTGCTGACTTCCTCCCTACGGTGACGATCACGGCGAAGAACCTCGCCACAGAGATCACCAACTTCAACGTGGCGAAAGAGGACCTTCAGGGCGAGCGTGCGATCACAGATGAACACGTCCAGAATAACACAGATGTCAGGAACCTTCTCGTGCGGCGCGGGATCCGGCCTGAGTCTCTTCCCCCGGAGGAGGACCTGAAGAAACTCGAACGTCGGGTGAGGTCGCAGGAGAAGAAGATCGCCGGCACCGCCGGACGGTTGACGAACTCGGAGACGGGCACCGATGAAGACTGA
- a CDS encoding ATP-binding protein encodes MAQHIFVDRERELQFLMDRYHSSVPECLILYGRRRVGKTALLSRFLQAVPGFYFLASEEGTASNIRDFSHYAGEYLDDPDFERISYPDWQAVITALIRHRNFSPPSGGKVVIVIDEFPYLIARDRATPSLFQKVWDMVLSREQVMLIISGSSVSTMETDVLGCRSPLYGRRTGQWQLEPLPYPYLREFLPYDEEDLVMAWCMLGGIPAYLQMFRPDRSLWENVEDQILRKGAYLYSEAELLMQYEFREAGNYMTILRALAAGYTTQSSLCQVTGLDKGMVSKYLAVLSRMHLIKDEVPVTAHAGYRRRHYRLTDPYLTSWFRFVYPRRAETETGKSREVLSSIRDEIAPYCREMFELLCEDLVRRGILFPEASGSRLGRWWQKEVEIDLVGLDETSGSALFCECKWSTLTHRQARGILTALREKAAGVRWQNEDRNERYALVAKNIEGKEDLIREGYLVCDLQDIARLSGKYLAERKG; translated from the coding sequence GTGGCTCAACATATCTTTGTCGACCGTGAGAGGGAACTGCAGTTTCTCATGGACCGGTATCATTCCTCGGTGCCGGAGTGCCTGATTCTGTACGGGAGGCGGCGGGTGGGTAAGACAGCACTTCTTTCCCGGTTTCTCCAGGCGGTGCCGGGGTTCTATTTTCTGGCATCGGAAGAAGGAACCGCCAGCAATATCCGGGATTTCTCCCACTATGCAGGGGAGTACCTGGACGATCCAGACTTTGAGCGAATCAGCTACCCGGACTGGCAGGCCGTCATAACAGCGCTGATCCGGCACCGGAACTTCTCCCCACCATCGGGAGGGAAAGTGGTGATCGTCATCGATGAGTTCCCCTACCTCATCGCCAGGGACAGGGCCACTCCCTCACTCTTCCAGAAAGTCTGGGACATGGTCCTCTCCAGGGAGCAGGTGATGCTGATCATCTCCGGGTCATCGGTGAGCACCATGGAGACTGATGTGCTCGGCTGCAGGAGCCCACTCTACGGCAGGAGGACGGGGCAGTGGCAGCTTGAGCCGCTCCCCTATCCCTACCTCCGGGAGTTCCTCCCCTACGATGAGGAAGATCTGGTCATGGCTTGGTGCATGCTCGGGGGGATCCCCGCCTATCTCCAGATGTTCCGCCCGGATCGCTCTCTCTGGGAGAATGTGGAAGACCAGATCCTCAGGAAAGGGGCATACCTCTACTCGGAAGCGGAACTCCTGATGCAGTACGAGTTCCGTGAAGCAGGAAACTACATGACGATCCTCCGGGCTCTTGCGGCCGGGTACACCACCCAGTCGTCTCTCTGCCAGGTGACGGGGCTGGATAAGGGGATGGTCTCGAAGTACCTTGCTGTCCTCTCGCGTATGCACCTTATCAAAGACGAAGTGCCGGTAACCGCACATGCAGGCTACCGGAGGCGGCATTACCGGTTGACCGACCCCTACCTCACGTCCTGGTTCCGTTTTGTGTATCCCCGGAGGGCGGAGACTGAGACAGGAAAGAGCCGGGAGGTGCTCTCATCCATCAGGGACGAGATCGCTCCCTATTGCAGAGAGATGTTTGAACTTCTCTGTGAGGACCTCGTCCGCAGGGGTATCCTCTTTCCGGAGGCCTCCGGCTCACGACTGGGGAGGTGGTGGCAGAAGGAGGTGGAGATCGACCTGGTGGGACTGGACGAGACCTCCGGGAGCGCCCTCTTCTGCGAGTGCAAATGGTCCACCCTCACCCACCGCCAGGCCCGGGGCATCCTTACGGCATTGCGTGAGAAGGCCGCCGGGGTTCGATGGCAAAACGAGGACCGGAACGAGCGCTACGCCCTGGTAGCAAAGAATATTGAGGGGAAAGAGGACCTGATCCGGGAGGGGTACCTGGTCTGCGACCTGCAGGATATCGCCCGGCTCTCAGGGAAGTACCTGGCTGAACGGAAGGGGTAG
- a CDS encoding nitrogenase component 1, protein MGTKRRVSPPPSRWMNSNPSPLNSSRFEGCTLTGALSVLTEVRDAVCIIHGPAGCAHHNFSLLHATLLSNDRLEVPLLLSTRLTENDIIFGGEEALETTIARALSLSPTPASIFVLSTCIVETIGDDTEAVCAKPRGVPVIAVPTAGFLGGVFETGIKGALLAVASLARPETAEPTLSANLVGEKNLEYGVDENAAEIARLLGRLGIGINLRFVRGISTRDLERLGSATVNILREPALQPVGEDLRRRFGTPYVDSFPAGLSGTCRFLEEVGRISGIDASDAVEEERAYQKAMLEGFCDMAGSRVCFQTAHPMLGADPAAEAVCTECARALDLTVAPDGVLVPFPYPAPVGTAGLRRMLHRWRLLVRG, encoded by the coding sequence ATGGGAACCAAAAGACGAGTATCCCCACCCCCCTCGAGATGGATGAACTCGAATCCTTCGCCTTTGAATTCGTCCAGGTTTGAAGGGTGCACCCTGACCGGAGCGCTCTCGGTGCTCACGGAGGTACGGGACGCCGTCTGCATCATCCACGGTCCGGCGGGGTGTGCGCACCACAACTTCTCCCTCCTCCACGCCACCCTGCTCTCAAACGACCGACTCGAGGTCCCCCTCCTCCTCTCCACCCGCCTGACAGAGAACGATATCATCTTCGGGGGCGAGGAGGCCCTGGAGACGACCATTGCGCGGGCGCTCTCGCTCTCCCCCACCCCGGCCTCGATCTTCGTCCTCTCGACCTGTATCGTCGAGACGATAGGGGACGACACCGAGGCTGTCTGTGCAAAACCTCGGGGTGTCCCGGTGATCGCCGTCCCGACCGCGGGGTTTCTTGGCGGGGTCTTTGAGACCGGGATCAAAGGCGCCCTCTTAGCGGTGGCGTCGCTTGCCAGGCCGGAGACCGCCGAACCGACCCTTTCGGCAAACCTGGTCGGGGAGAAGAACCTGGAGTACGGTGTCGACGAGAATGCGGCCGAGATCGCCCGCCTCCTTGGCCGGCTCGGCATCGGCATCAACCTCAGGTTCGTGCGGGGGATCAGCACCCGTGACCTCGAACGCCTCGGGTCCGCCACCGTGAATATTCTCCGGGAACCGGCGCTCCAGCCGGTCGGCGAAGACCTCAGGAGGAGGTTTGGCACTCCTTACGTGGACTCGTTCCCGGCCGGGCTTTCGGGGACGTGCCGATTTCTTGAGGAGGTGGGGCGGATCTCCGGTATCGACGCCTCCGATGCCGTCGAGGAGGAACGTGCCTACCAGAAGGCGATGCTTGAGGGATTTTGCGATATGGCGGGGAGCAGGGTCTGCTTCCAGACAGCGCACCCCATGCTCGGGGCCGACCCGGCGGCAGAGGCCGTCTGCACCGAGTGCGCCCGGGCCCTCGACCTCACGGTCGCCCCGGACGGGGTTTTAGTGCCGTTCCCGTACCCGGCACCGGTCGGGACCGCGGGGCTCCGGAGGATGCTGCACCGGTGGAGGCTCCTGGTCCGGGGGTGA
- the cfbC gene encoding Ni-sirohydrochlorin a,c-diamide reductive cyclase ATP-dependent reductase subunit, whose amino-acid sequence MKQIALYGKGGIGKSTTAANLSAALAEEGLDILQIGCDPKHDSTRMLMHGTWIPTVLDLIRERGDENITVDDVVYQGFRGVRCVEAGGPEPGIGCAGRGIIATFQLLERLDALKGDVIVYDVLGDVVCGGFAMPMREGYAQEIYLVTSGELMSIYAANNIAKAIARLSRRARSRCTLGGVICNAKNIEGERDLVAEFARRINSRLIAYIPRSRDVQVAELHRQTVVEYAPESDQAAVYRELGRTVYGNQKTSIPTPLEMDELESFAFEFVQV is encoded by the coding sequence ATGAAACAGATCGCCCTCTACGGGAAGGGTGGAATCGGGAAATCCACTACTGCAGCAAACCTATCGGCAGCTCTTGCGGAGGAGGGGCTTGATATCCTGCAGATCGGCTGCGATCCGAAGCACGACAGCACCCGCATGCTGATGCACGGGACCTGGATCCCGACGGTGCTCGACCTCATCAGGGAGCGTGGGGACGAGAACATCACCGTCGACGACGTGGTCTACCAGGGTTTCCGGGGGGTGCGATGCGTTGAGGCGGGCGGCCCCGAACCTGGTATCGGGTGCGCCGGCCGGGGCATCATCGCAACGTTCCAGCTCCTCGAACGCCTGGACGCCCTCAAAGGAGACGTGATCGTCTACGACGTCCTCGGGGACGTCGTCTGCGGCGGGTTTGCCATGCCGATGCGCGAAGGCTACGCGCAGGAGATCTACCTGGTCACCTCCGGGGAACTGATGTCCATCTACGCGGCAAACAACATCGCAAAAGCCATCGCCCGCCTCTCGCGCCGGGCGCGGAGCAGGTGCACGCTCGGAGGCGTGATCTGCAATGCAAAGAACATCGAGGGCGAACGGGACCTGGTGGCTGAGTTCGCCCGCCGTATCAACTCCCGGCTCATCGCCTACATCCCCCGGTCCCGGGATGTCCAGGTTGCCGAACTGCACAGGCAGACAGTCGTCGAGTACGCCCCCGAATCGGACCAGGCAGCGGTCTACCGGGAACTGGGGCGCACGGTCTATGGGAACCAAAAGACGAGTATCCCCACCCCCCTCGAGATGGATGAACTCGAATCCTTCGCCTTTGAATTCGTCCAGGTTTGA
- a CDS encoding TrkH family potassium uptake protein, whose protein sequence is MDRIEQFSTIAHDIGDIFRYISIGTAVPLVVAVIYREWDMILPMASVPATLFLLGTLFARVPRQEREAPLSTALMAVALIWLISALVSALPFTLGLGVPYLDGVFEAMSGWTDTGLTMMRSVEDLPRTLLFWRSLMQWLGGVGIVAFTIAMASRTGLTQFRLYRSEGRSEALMPSVVATGLEMWKIYLVLTVASIGLILLSGVSLWDSVNIALSAISTGGFSVHSEGIPFYNNPLLEVLIVPVMIAGALPFKLYYLLYRRKGVRFFDDQQARLLFILVALGIVVIAWDLVTLSATDIATAVRQALFMSAAAVTSTGFQTASPNEWASVTVLFLSMLIVIGGASGSTAGGIKLSRVVLGFQSLLWWFRRMFVSGKVLVPFKYGGRVIPKNVADLEVSRNMLVIMLYFLTIFIATVLVMHLQPTSFDSSNVIFEVVSAMCNNGMTAGFVSPDMADPAKVLFIAIMWIGRLEIIPVIMLFMGVFKGFE, encoded by the coding sequence ATGGATAGGATCGAGCAATTCTCGACCATCGCTCACGATATCGGCGATATATTCCGGTATATCAGTATCGGCACAGCAGTGCCGCTCGTCGTGGCGGTGATCTACCGGGAATGGGATATGATCCTCCCCATGGCCTCCGTCCCCGCCACCCTCTTCCTCCTCGGAACGCTTTTTGCCCGGGTCCCACGGCAGGAGCGTGAGGCCCCCCTCTCCACCGCCCTCATGGCCGTCGCCCTGATATGGCTGATCAGCGCGCTTGTGAGCGCTCTGCCGTTCACCCTCGGGCTCGGCGTCCCGTACCTGGACGGGGTCTTTGAGGCGATGTCCGGGTGGACCGATACCGGCCTGACCATGATGCGGTCGGTCGAGGACCTGCCCCGGACGCTCCTCTTCTGGCGGTCGCTGATGCAGTGGCTCGGCGGCGTCGGGATCGTCGCCTTCACCATCGCGATGGCCTCGCGGACGGGGCTGACCCAGTTCCGCCTCTACCGGTCGGAAGGGCGCTCTGAAGCGCTGATGCCGAGCGTTGTGGCGACCGGGCTTGAGATGTGGAAGATCTACCTGGTGCTGACCGTCGCATCGATCGGGCTGATCCTCCTCTCAGGGGTATCCCTCTGGGACTCGGTGAATATCGCGCTCTCTGCGATCTCCACCGGCGGGTTCTCGGTCCACTCTGAGGGGATCCCGTTCTACAATAACCCGCTCTTAGAGGTCCTCATCGTCCCGGTCATGATCGCCGGTGCCCTGCCGTTCAAACTCTACTACCTCCTCTACCGCAGGAAAGGGGTGCGGTTCTTCGATGACCAGCAGGCGCGCCTCCTCTTCATACTCGTCGCGCTCGGGATCGTCGTGATAGCATGGGACCTCGTCACGCTCAGCGCAACCGACATCGCCACCGCCGTCCGCCAGGCGCTCTTCATGTCGGCCGCCGCGGTCACCAGCACCGGGTTTCAGACCGCCTCCCCAAACGAGTGGGCGAGCGTGACGGTCCTCTTCCTCTCGATGCTGATTGTTATCGGCGGGGCGTCGGGGAGCACCGCCGGAGGTATCAAACTCTCCCGGGTGGTCCTCGGGTTCCAGAGCCTGCTCTGGTGGTTCCGGCGGATGTTCGTCTCCGGGAAGGTGCTTGTGCCCTTCAAGTACGGCGGCAGGGTGATCCCGAAGAACGTCGCCGACCTTGAGGTCTCGCGGAACATGCTGGTCATCATGCTCTACTTTCTGACGATCTTCATCGCCACGGTGCTCGTGATGCACCTGCAGCCGACATCCTTCGACTCGAGCAACGTGATCTTCGAGGTTGTCTCTGCCATGTGCAACAATGGTATGACCGCAGGGTTTGTCTCGCCCGATATGGCCGACCCGGCGAAGGTCCTCTTCATCGCGATCATGTGGATCGGGCGTCTTGAGATCATCCCGGTGATCATGCTTTTCATGGGCGTCTTCAAGGGATTTGAGTGA
- a CDS encoding phosphoribulokinase, with product MPPSSDFKRVIAESPYVFIIGVAGDSGSGKTTFTRAIRAIFGKDLVSTITIDDYHRYDRQERKELGITPLVPEANRFDLLEEHLEDLKAGKSIQKPVYNHDNGKFDPPVPFSPTKILIVEGLHPFITEKLRDLIDFKLYVDPDPGVKRAWKIKRDVEQRGYSPEAVIAEMEERKPDYERYVAPQRGFADAVIRIGFSKYGREASENRNVYHVTLCQNEIDRSIRNVDLSIDLFPIFSLAQRDFMVEFTTEDVEGRAMGALTFDGELNYTVVRKLERNIEIQTQVQPINLVKNGAYLTAGGIAQLILAWRIINRRIAIESAPGVAGGE from the coding sequence ATGCCACCATCCTCCGATTTCAAGAGAGTCATTGCAGAGTCACCCTACGTCTTCATCATCGGCGTAGCAGGAGACAGTGGGAGCGGGAAGACCACGTTCACACGGGCCATCCGGGCGATCTTTGGAAAAGACCTCGTCTCCACGATCACCATCGACGACTACCACCGGTACGACCGCCAGGAACGAAAGGAACTCGGGATCACCCCGCTCGTCCCCGAGGCGAACCGGTTCGACCTGCTCGAAGAGCACCTGGAGGACCTGAAGGCGGGAAAGTCCATCCAAAAACCGGTCTACAACCATGACAACGGCAAATTCGATCCCCCGGTGCCCTTCAGCCCCACAAAGATCCTGATCGTCGAAGGGTTGCACCCCTTCATCACCGAGAAACTGCGGGACCTGATCGACTTCAAACTCTACGTGGACCCGGACCCCGGCGTCAAGCGTGCCTGGAAGATCAAGCGCGACGTGGAGCAGCGCGGCTACTCCCCGGAAGCGGTCATCGCCGAGATGGAGGAGCGCAAGCCCGACTACGAGCGCTACGTCGCGCCGCAGCGGGGATTTGCAGATGCGGTCATCAGGATCGGCTTCTCGAAGTACGGCAGGGAGGCAAGCGAGAACCGGAACGTCTACCATGTCACCCTCTGCCAGAACGAGATCGACAGGAGCATCAGGAACGTCGACCTCTCCATCGACCTCTTCCCAATCTTCTCTCTCGCGCAACGGGACTTCATGGTTGAGTTCACCACCGAGGACGTGGAAGGGAGGGCGATGGGGGCACTCACGTTCGACGGCGAACTAAACTACACCGTGGTCAGGAAACTCGAGAGAAACATCGAGATCCAGACGCAGGTCCAGCCCATCAACCTGGTCAAGAACGGCGCCTACCTGACGGCGGGCGGGATAGCCCAGCTCATCCTTGCCTGGCGGATCATCAACCGGCGCATCGCCATCGAGAGCGCTCCCGGTGTGGCCGGCGGGGAGTGA
- a CDS encoding FprA family A-type flavoprotein, with protein sequence MTAREIVPGVFSVGAIDWDRRIFDELIPLPDGTTYNSYLVQGSEATALIDTVDPAMTADLMANLDQLGVGKIDYIVCNHAEQDHSGSIPAVLDRFPGSKVVTNEKCRDLLIDHLHIQKDRCIVIGDGETLPLGEKTLEFIIAPWVHWPETMLTYLQEDRVLFPCDFFGSHYATSSLYVPDEGVIYESAKRYYAEIMMPFRASIKGHLQKLAPREIDIIAPSHGPLYDRPAFIMDAYRDWTGDAVKNVVVLPYVSMHGSTQAMVDHLIDALVQRGVQVEPFNLTVTDTGDLAKALVDAATVVIGAPTLIFGPHPQVVYAAYLANLLRPKTRYATVIGSYGWGGKTVDTLKDMLGRLKVEFLEPVYVKGYPKEEDFAALDRLADDILKKHEEAGAIVS encoded by the coding sequence ATGACCGCACGTGAGATTGTGCCGGGTGTCTTCTCCGTCGGGGCCATCGACTGGGACCGCCGAATCTTCGACGAGCTGATCCCGCTTCCCGACGGCACCACCTACAACAGCTACCTGGTGCAGGGCAGTGAGGCGACAGCGCTGATCGACACCGTCGATCCTGCGATGACCGCAGACCTCATGGCGAACCTGGACCAGCTCGGCGTCGGGAAGATCGACTACATCGTCTGCAACCATGCCGAGCAGGACCACTCGGGTTCGATCCCGGCGGTGCTCGACCGATTTCCGGGGTCAAAGGTAGTGACGAACGAGAAATGCCGCGACCTCTTAATCGACCACCTCCATATCCAGAAAGACCGCTGTATCGTCATCGGCGATGGGGAGACCCTCCCCCTGGGGGAGAAGACGCTTGAGTTCATCATCGCCCCCTGGGTTCACTGGCCGGAGACGATGCTGACCTACCTCCAGGAAGACCGGGTCCTCTTCCCCTGCGACTTCTTCGGGTCGCACTACGCGACGAGTTCCCTCTACGTCCCTGACGAGGGTGTGATCTATGAATCGGCGAAACGCTACTACGCCGAGATCATGATGCCGTTTCGCGCGAGCATCAAGGGGCACCTGCAGAAACTGGCGCCGCGCGAGATTGACATAATCGCACCGAGCCACGGCCCGCTCTACGACAGGCCGGCATTCATCATGGACGCCTACCGGGACTGGACGGGCGATGCGGTGAAGAACGTGGTGGTCCTCCCCTACGTCTCCATGCACGGGAGCACGCAGGCGATGGTCGACCACCTCATCGATGCCCTGGTGCAGAGGGGCGTCCAGGTCGAGCCGTTCAACCTGACGGTGACCGATACCGGCGACCTCGCAAAGGCGCTGGTGGATGCCGCGACGGTCGTGATCGGGGCGCCGACACTCATCTTCGGCCCCCATCCACAGGTCGTCTACGCCGCATACCTCGCAAACCTCCTCCGCCCGAAGACCCGCTACGCGACGGTGATCGGGTCCTACGGGTGGGGCGGGAAGACCGTCGATACCCTGAAGGATATGCTCGGCCGGCTCAAGGTCGAGTTCCTCGAACCGGTCTATGTCAAGGGCTACCCGAAGGAGGAAGACTTCGCGGCGCTGGACCGGCTCGCCGACGATATCCTGAAGAAGCACGAGGAGGCCGGGGCCATCGTGTCCTGA
- the nfi gene encoding deoxyribonuclease V (cleaves DNA at apurinic or apyrimidinic sites) translates to MKIQETHSFDLTPAEAVRLQEVLRARVRLSGDTGEISLMAGADASYTKGSNEIYAVAVALRYPDLTVVERVSARTTTSFPYIPGLLTFREGPALIEAFGRLQSEPDVIFFDGQGIAHPRGLGIASHMGVLLDRPTVGVAKSLLVGTAADPGPARGSASPVRRDGETIGMAVRTKAGTKPVYVSVGHRIALAQAVDLVLATTRGYRLPEPTRQAHLFANEVRRGGRQTTLPGGE, encoded by the coding sequence GTGAAGATCCAAGAGACCCACTCGTTTGACCTGACACCTGCCGAGGCCGTCCGCCTCCAGGAGGTGTTGCGGGCCAGAGTCCGCCTCTCCGGCGATACCGGGGAGATCTCCCTCATGGCCGGTGCCGACGCCTCCTACACGAAGGGTTCGAACGAGATCTACGCGGTCGCGGTCGCCCTCCGCTACCCCGACCTCACCGTCGTCGAGCGGGTCTCTGCCCGCACCACGACATCGTTTCCCTACATCCCCGGGCTCCTGACCTTCCGGGAGGGGCCTGCCCTCATCGAGGCGTTTGGGAGGCTGCAGTCGGAGCCAGACGTCATCTTCTTCGACGGACAGGGGATCGCCCACCCCAGGGGGCTTGGTATCGCAAGCCACATGGGCGTCCTGCTGGACCGGCCCACCGTCGGGGTCGCAAAGAGCCTCCTCGTGGGCACGGCGGCGGACCCGGGGCCTGCCCGGGGCTCGGCGAGCCCAGTGCGCCGCGACGGCGAAACGATCGGGATGGCGGTGCGGACAAAAGCGGGGACAAAACCGGTCTACGTCTCGGTGGGCCACCGGATAGCTCTTGCGCAGGCGGTCGACCTGGTGCTTGCGACAACACGGGGATACCGACTCCCTGAACCGACCCGGCAGGCCCACCTCTTCGCAAACGAGGTCAGGAGAGGGGGAAGGCAGACCACTCTACCGGGTGGGGAGTAG